From one Rhodoferax sp. PAMC 29310 genomic stretch:
- a CDS encoding cryptochrome/photolyase family protein — MMPKPEALQNTPPLPARVRNLVIVLGDQLDLQSSALQDVDPAQDLVWMAEVTEESTHLWSSKQRIAVFLSAMRHFANDLRAQGLPLIYTALDGPHRPTSLGVELARTITQLQPTMQLMPHRLPISPECKTKRWVMEGRSWCGSF; from the coding sequence ATGATGCCCAAACCTGAAGCCCTGCAAAACACACCCCCGCTGCCCGCTAGGGTCCGAAATCTGGTCATCGTGTTGGGTGACCAACTCGATCTTCAATCCTCAGCGCTGCAAGATGTCGATCCTGCGCAAGACCTTGTGTGGATGGCCGAGGTCACAGAAGAGTCCACGCATCTGTGGTCCAGCAAGCAGCGCATTGCCGTCTTTTTGAGCGCCATGCGGCACTTTGCGAACGATCTGCGCGCACAGGGTCTGCCCTTGATCTACACGGCACTGGATGGTCCCCACCGACCCACTTCCCTCGGCGTTGAATTGGCCCGCACGATCACGCAGTTGCAGCCCACCATGCAGTTAATGCCCCACCGACTGCCCATCTCGCCAGAGTGCAAGACAAAGCGCTGGGTTATGGAAGGAAGGTCATGGTGCGGCTCTTTCTGA
- a CDS encoding DUF3429 domain-containing protein — protein MSSPNHSVPSAWAKRMGYGGLVPFTFLALATWVADPAYRAFCGSALLGYGAVIASFLGAIHWGLAMRDASRQSLALLGWGVAPSLVAWVALMVSPALGLLVIAGLLWACFAADRVIYPRFQAQEWLPMRLGLTLTASASCIVGAAGVLR, from the coding sequence ATGAGTTCACCCAACCACTCCGTTCCGTCCGCCTGGGCCAAGCGCATGGGCTACGGGGGGTTGGTGCCGTTCACCTTTCTGGCGCTGGCCACATGGGTGGCTGACCCAGCCTACCGTGCTTTCTGCGGATCGGCGCTGCTGGGGTACGGGGCAGTGATTGCCAGTTTTCTCGGCGCGATCCACTGGGGTCTGGCCATGCGCGATGCGTCCCGTCAATCCCTTGCGTTGCTGGGCTGGGGTGTCGCCCCCAGTCTGGTTGCATGGGTTGCACTCATGGTCAGCCCCGCTCTGGGACTGCTTGTCATTGCGGGACTGCTCTGGGCATGCTTCGCTGCTGATCGCGTGATTTACCCGCGCTTTCAGGCGCAAGAGTGGCTGCCCATGCGCTTGGGGCTGACCTTGACTGCCAGCGCCAGCTGCATCGTCGGTGCGGCAGGAGTCCTCCGATGA
- a CDS encoding LysR substrate-binding domain-containing protein has protein sequence MANTPTAIPRAIPSVPLELLRTFDVCARLLSFTAAAQVLGTTQPAISQHIKRLEESLGTALFERVYRGLKLTPQGLLLLAHVQRGLESLDLGVQAVRSQPLQDVLRVATDFAFAAYWLMPRLPRFHQQYPHIDVNLLTGNRSVAAPPIDADLSMVFGDGHVKHAESHLLFREEALPVCSPRLLHGLATPSLEQLLTLPLLQLKANTGKRWYDWPTLLKALGLTQAPTFSPLSFDNYTLLIQAALAGQGVAIGWRHLVDDLITQGLLCPVGAATVVSDLGYYLVLPERKRRPRAVQLFVDWIREESGCPPPVRAH, from the coding sequence GTGGCAAACACCCCTACCGCTATTCCCCGGGCGATCCCCTCCGTGCCGCTGGAGTTGCTGCGCACCTTTGATGTCTGCGCCCGACTGCTCAGCTTCACGGCCGCCGCACAGGTGCTGGGCACCACGCAGCCCGCCATCAGCCAACACATCAAGCGCCTGGAGGAATCGCTGGGCACCGCTTTGTTTGAGCGCGTGTACCGTGGCTTGAAGCTGACGCCACAAGGCCTGTTGCTGCTAGCCCATGTGCAACGCGGGCTGGAGTCGCTCGATTTGGGCGTGCAGGCCGTGCGCTCCCAGCCCCTGCAAGACGTGCTGCGGGTGGCCACCGACTTTGCGTTTGCCGCCTACTGGCTCATGCCGCGCCTGCCCCGCTTTCACCAGCAGTACCCGCACATTGATGTGAACCTGCTCACGGGCAATCGCAGCGTGGCCGCACCGCCCATCGATGCGGACCTGAGCATGGTTTTCGGGGACGGGCACGTCAAACACGCCGAATCCCACTTGCTGTTTCGCGAAGAAGCGCTGCCCGTGTGCAGCCCCCGCCTGTTGCACGGCCTGGCCACCCCCTCGCTCGAACAACTGCTCACCCTGCCACTGCTACAACTCAAGGCCAACACCGGCAAGCGCTGGTACGACTGGCCTACCTTACTGAAAGCACTGGGCCTCACGCAGGCCCCTACCTTTTCGCCGCTGAGCTTTGACAACTACACCCTGCTGATTCAAGCGGCCCTGGCCGGCCAGGGCGTGGCCATTGGTTGGCGCCACCTGGTCGACGACCTGATCACACAGGGGCTCCTCTGCCCCGTAGGAGCTGCCACGGTGGTGTCCGACCTCGGCTACTACCTCGTCCTACCCGAGCGCAAACGTCGGCCACGGGCGGTGCAACTCTTTGTCGACTGGATTCGAGAGGAGTCAGGCTGCCCGCCTCCAGTACGCGCGCATTGA
- a CDS encoding DUF3334 family protein, translated as MMSDKREVVYGTEYLLISLCNSVTKVLNIATLGETQYSGMVQRISKIGLKPDIGCFVLFDGGFNGLVVLNFEGKTAMEIYTKYMLNMGMPADELAKSHTSDEVSNILGELMNQIVGDFTGKIRRELQTNITQNQPKMLVLNKQVMLSVDTPLDRPEMRRVTFYTESNNIFYLELAIDRTEFIKLVDFDVNEVPDPDALIAMEDARQGAPSVSPATATEVDDNEALMRSLGM; from the coding sequence ATGATGTCAGACAAACGCGAGGTGGTGTACGGCACCGAGTACCTACTGATCAGCCTGTGCAACTCTGTGACCAAGGTCCTGAATATCGCCACACTGGGGGAAACCCAGTATTCCGGCATGGTTCAGCGCATTTCCAAGATTGGGCTCAAGCCCGACATCGGTTGCTTTGTGCTGTTTGATGGCGGCTTCAATGGCCTGGTGGTGCTGAACTTCGAGGGTAAGACCGCCATGGAGATTTACACCAAGTACATGCTCAACATGGGCATGCCCGCGGACGAGTTGGCCAAGTCTCACACCTCAGACGAGGTGAGTAATATTCTGGGCGAGCTGATGAACCAGATCGTGGGCGACTTCACCGGCAAGATTCGCCGTGAACTTCAAACCAATATCACCCAGAACCAGCCCAAAATGCTGGTGCTCAACAAGCAGGTGATGCTCAGTGTGGACACGCCGCTGGACCGGCCGGAAATGCGCCGCGTGACGTTCTACACCGAGAGCAACAATATCTTTTACTTGGAACTGGCCATCGACCGCACCGAGTTCATCAAGTTGGTGGATTTTGATGTGAACGAGGTGCCCGACCCGGACGCCCTGATCGCCATGGAGGACGCCAGACAAGGCGCGCCCAGCGTGTCGCCTGCCACCGCTACGGAGGTTGACGACAACGAAGCCCTGATGCGCTCGCTGGGCATGTAA
- a CDS encoding DUF3096 domain-containing protein: MNIHLSLTPLISLVAGILILVMPKLLNIIVAIYLIVIGVIGLVGPRMLSFN; encoded by the coding sequence ATGAACATTCACCTGAGTTTGACCCCTTTGATCTCCTTGGTGGCCGGGATTTTGATCTTGGTCATGCCTAAATTGCTGAACATCATCGTCGCCATTTACCTCATTGTCATCGGCGTCATTGGCTTGGTTGGCCCCAGGATGCTGTCATTTAACTGA
- a CDS encoding bacterioferritin-associated ferredoxin, with protein MIVCVCHRVSDKAIAQCARSGASFDDIQLEFGVATQCGQCEQGARRIWAECCPSTTLAHLRNENTPPASLIA; from the coding sequence ATGATTGTGTGTGTCTGCCATCGCGTCAGTGACAAGGCCATTGCGCAGTGCGCGCGTTCGGGCGCCAGCTTTGACGACATTCAATTGGAGTTTGGTGTGGCCACGCAATGCGGTCAGTGCGAGCAGGGTGCGCGCCGCATCTGGGCCGAGTGCTGCCCCTCCACCACCCTTGCGCATCTGCGCAATGAAAACACGCCACCTGCCTCGCTCATCGCCTGA
- a CDS encoding TIGR03643 family protein — MSFNNVHPLIMTIANPLPILLPCEANVSRIVEMAWEDRTPFEAIESQFGLNESAVVALMRRHMKASSFQMWRKRMAGRRTKHAALRGDQVFRHRATHSRQ, encoded by the coding sequence ATGTCCTTCAACAATGTGCACCCCCTGATCATGACGATTGCCAACCCGCTCCCTATCTTGCTGCCTTGCGAAGCAAATGTCTCTCGCATCGTAGAGATGGCTTGGGAAGACCGCACCCCTTTCGAGGCGATTGAGAGCCAGTTTGGTTTGAATGAGTCTGCCGTGGTTGCCCTGATGCGCCGCCACATGAAGGCGTCTTCCTTTCAGATGTGGCGCAAGCGGATGGCGGGACGCCGCACAAAGCATGCGGCGCTGCGCGGTGACCAAGTATTTCGCCACCGTGCCACACACAGTCGGCAGTAG
- a CDS encoding di-heme oxidoredictase family protein has translation MALKILSLRRLAVVATLLVGGLSAVWLQAGENPDPLGEKTGGATTVYASGKNAFSFPLATLEDEERTRFAIGNSFFKRNWIEAPASTTARDGLGPHFISRACAGCHLLDGRGAPPDWSRTLGPDPDPTVALLLRLSVPGTPGPHAGVVPEPTYGDQFNNAAIPGVKPEGRVEITSQPIHGRFADGTRYILQQPSYHLVDLGYGPMAANVMVSPRIAPQLPGVGLLEAIPEADIEANARTQAASAGPVKGQVNRVWDAFAKAERVGRFGWKANVASLAHQTAGAFNGDMGITTSVFPQEGCTAVQADCLAAPSGGPTQGKAPEIDDDNLAQVVFYQATLAPVARRQVKDSQVLRGQALFAQAQCTACHRPSYVTGEEPFPPLTSAKLARQRIWPYTDLLLHDMGAALADGRPDFQASGTQWKTPPLWGVGLIKSVNGHQRLLHDGRANGVLEAVLWHGGEAKPAQEQVLKMSQAERQALVKFVESL, from the coding sequence ATGGCTTTGAAAATATTGTCGCTCCGCCGCCTGGCGGTGGTCGCCACGCTATTGGTCGGCGGCCTGAGTGCCGTCTGGCTGCAAGCGGGCGAAAACCCGGACCCCTTGGGCGAGAAAACCGGTGGTGCGACCACGGTGTACGCCAGCGGCAAAAACGCCTTCTCATTCCCTTTGGCCACGCTAGAGGACGAAGAGCGCACCCGCTTTGCCATTGGCAACTCCTTTTTCAAGCGCAACTGGATCGAGGCACCGGCCTCGACCACCGCGCGTGACGGACTCGGCCCGCATTTCATTTCCCGCGCTTGTGCTGGCTGCCATTTGCTGGATGGGCGCGGTGCGCCGCCGGACTGGTCGCGCACGTTGGGGCCAGACCCTGACCCCACAGTGGCGCTGTTGCTGCGTCTCTCCGTGCCCGGCACACCCGGGCCACACGCGGGTGTGGTGCCAGAGCCCACCTACGGCGACCAGTTCAACAACGCCGCCATTCCCGGCGTCAAGCCCGAAGGCCGGGTAGAAATCACCAGCCAACCCATTCACGGCCGCTTTGCCGATGGCACGCGCTACATCTTGCAGCAGCCCAGTTACCACTTGGTCGATCTGGGTTATGGCCCCATGGCCGCCAACGTGATGGTGAGCCCGCGCATTGCACCGCAGCTCCCCGGCGTGGGCTTGTTGGAGGCCATTCCTGAGGCCGACATTGAAGCCAATGCACGCACTCAGGCGGCCTCAGCAGGCCCCGTCAAAGGGCAGGTCAACCGCGTGTGGGATGCGTTTGCAAAGGCCGAGCGCGTGGGCCGGTTCGGCTGGAAAGCCAATGTGGCCAGTCTGGCGCACCAGACGGCAGGCGCGTTCAACGGCGACATGGGCATTACCACCAGCGTGTTCCCGCAAGAGGGCTGCACCGCCGTGCAGGCAGATTGCCTGGCCGCGCCCAGTGGCGGCCCCACCCAGGGCAAGGCACCCGAGATTGACGACGACAACCTGGCCCAAGTGGTGTTTTACCAAGCCACTCTGGCCCCGGTCGCGCGCCGCCAGGTCAAAGACTCGCAAGTGCTGCGCGGCCAGGCCTTGTTTGCGCAAGCCCAGTGCACCGCCTGCCACCGCCCCAGTTATGTGACCGGCGAGGAGCCGTTTCCGCCGTTGACCAGCGCCAAACTGGCGCGCCAGCGGATTTGGCCCTATACCGACTTGCTGTTGCATGACATGGGCGCCGCGCTGGCCGATGGCCGGCCTGACTTTCAGGCCAGCGGCACCCAGTGGAAAACGCCACCGCTGTGGGGTGTGGGCTTGATCAAGTCGGTGAATGGCCACCAGCGTCTGCTGCACGACGGCCGCGCCAACGGGGTGTTGGAAGCCGTGCTGTGGCATGGTGGCGAGGCCAAACCGGCCCAGGAACAGGTCCTGAAAATGAGCCAGGCTGAGCGCCAGGCCTTGGTCAAATTTGTGGAGTCGCTTTGA
- a CDS encoding PleD family two-component system response regulator, with amino-acid sequence MSIFDRFKANARKPLPVSTGATPDRRQRTRRDARQGVSALLIDDSPTVLAALRKILRSAGYVTREAPNAERGLEMLAEEPPDLIFLDIVLPGMNGFNALRAIRKDPTTQYIPVIMISGNEHATEQFYAHRIGADDFLKKPFSRYEVFAHIELLLDAQRVPRRREGKAAKPTSDSDLVLQEFVHTLPQSLDNEPGTTPGKASPMGLSALNARKELTALGFQYFDQGQFFAAIRRSDQLAVELFVAGGGLAMATPLEGQTALELAKIQLNEAIIGAITLAQPL; translated from the coding sequence ATGAGCATCTTTGACCGATTCAAGGCCAACGCCCGGAAACCGCTACCCGTCTCAACCGGCGCGACGCCTGACCGCCGCCAACGCACTCGTCGCGATGCGCGTCAAGGGGTATCCGCTCTTCTCATAGACGACTCGCCCACTGTGCTGGCAGCACTGCGCAAGATTCTTCGCTCTGCCGGCTATGTCACCCGAGAAGCACCTAATGCTGAACGAGGCTTGGAGATGCTGGCCGAGGAACCCCCTGACCTGATCTTTTTGGACATTGTGTTGCCCGGCATGAACGGGTTCAACGCTTTGCGCGCCATTCGGAAGGACCCGACCACGCAGTACATCCCGGTCATCATGATCAGCGGCAACGAACACGCCACGGAACAGTTTTACGCCCACCGCATCGGGGCCGACGATTTCTTGAAAAAGCCGTTTTCGCGTTATGAGGTGTTTGCCCATATCGAGTTGCTGCTGGACGCCCAACGGGTGCCGCGCCGCCGTGAAGGAAAGGCCGCCAAACCAACCAGCGACAGTGATCTCGTGCTTCAGGAGTTTGTCCACACCCTGCCCCAGTCATTGGACAACGAGCCAGGGACAACGCCCGGCAAAGCTTCACCGATGGGCCTGTCGGCCCTGAATGCTCGCAAAGAGCTGACAGCGTTGGGGTTTCAATACTTCGACCAAGGGCAGTTTTTTGCCGCCATCCGTCGCAGCGACCAATTGGCAGTGGAGCTGTTTGTAGCCGGTGGTGGCCTGGCCATGGCGACGCCACTTGAAGGTCAAACTGCGCTTGAGCTGGCGAAAATCCAGCTGAACGAAGCCATCATTGGGGCCATCACTCTGGCTCAGCCGCTCTGA
- a CDS encoding GNAT family N-acetyltransferase, which produces MSAVQTRLATLADLDAVAALFDAYRQFYDQAPDLAGARRFLNERLLNNESVLLPAEDAAAGQALGFCQLYPSFCSVEAASIYTLYDLFVVPQARRSGVGRALLLTAEAQAVAGGKVRMDLTTARTNHAAQSMYASLGWVRDDVFLAYSKRLAD; this is translated from the coding sequence GTGAGCGCCGTTCAAACCCGCTTGGCCACCTTGGCCGATTTGGATGCGGTGGCGGCGCTGTTCGATGCCTATCGCCAGTTCTACGACCAAGCGCCTGACTTGGCGGGTGCGCGGCGTTTTTTGAATGAGCGGTTGCTCAACAATGAGTCGGTGCTGTTGCCGGCCGAAGACGCCGCCGCCGGGCAGGCGCTGGGGTTTTGTCAGCTTTACCCCAGCTTCTGCTCAGTTGAGGCCGCGTCCATTTACACCCTGTATGACTTGTTTGTTGTCCCGCAGGCCAGGCGAAGCGGCGTGGGCCGTGCGCTGCTGCTGACTGCCGAAGCGCAGGCCGTGGCCGGCGGCAAAGTGCGCATGGACCTCACCACCGCCCGGACCAACCATGCGGCACAGTCGATGTACGCATCTTTGGGTTGGGTGCGCGATGACGTTTTTTTGGCCTACAGCAAACGCCTTGCAGACTGA
- a CDS encoding FAD-binding domain-containing protein, with product MDVSVQRMAGCLLGEDYPTPIVDDKTAMTSAKERMYALRQSQELREAAKDVLARHGSRQGGLPPSGQGRKVALKRAAVKPSQPSRQGDLFA from the coding sequence ATGGATGTGAGTGTGCAGCGCATGGCGGGATGCCTCTTGGGGGAGGACTACCCGACACCCATCGTGGATGACAAGACCGCCATGACGAGCGCCAAAGAGCGCATGTATGCGCTGCGCCAAAGCCAAGAACTGCGCGAAGCGGCGAAGGATGTGCTGGCACGCCATGGCTCACGCCAGGGTGGACTTCCGCCCTCGGGACAGGGGCGCAAGGTGGCTCTCAAGAGGGCGGCTGTCAAACCCTCCCAGCCGTCTCGCCAAGGTGATTTGTTCGCCTGA
- a CDS encoding DUF2256 domain-containing protein, with amino-acid sequence MKNDFKGNKQSLPSKLCAVCGRTMTWRKAWAKNWDSVLYCSDACRTKKPKQKNDAQT; translated from the coding sequence ATGAAAAATGATTTCAAAGGCAACAAGCAATCCCTGCCCAGCAAGCTGTGCGCCGTCTGCGGGCGCACCATGACTTGGCGCAAAGCCTGGGCCAAGAATTGGGATTCGGTGTTGTACTGCTCGGACGCGTGCCGGACCAAAAAACCAAAACAAAAAAATGATGCCCAAACCTGA
- the betC gene encoding choline-sulfatase, whose product MTTQRPNILFIMADQMADQMADQMAAPLLPLHDSQSPIHMPNLSALAADAVVFDSAYCNSPLCAPSRFSLVSGQLPSRIGAYDNAADLPADVPTYAHYLRAQGYRTALSGKMHFCGPDQLHGYEERLTSDIYPADYGWSVNWDAPDERLSWYHNMASVLQAGPCVRSNQLDFDEEVVFKARQYLFDHVRNTPSQPFCLTVSMTHPHDPYTIPQKFWDLYNDEDVPLPRHTLAQDVQDPHAQRLLKVIDLWGKTMPDEAIKHARRAYFGACSYIDDNIGKLVETLNECGLGEDTIIVFSGDHGDMLGERGLWFKMHWFEMAARVPLLIHAPKRFSARKVAASVSTIDLLPTFVALTGGQLDPTLALDGRSLLPYLQGEAGHDEVIGEYMGEGTRTPLLMIRRGDYKFIYASDDPCLLFNLQADPHELCNLADSPEHQSVRDDFLAEVAQRWDLPALHAQVLASQRRRRFVAGALSKGRLTSWDHQPMVDASQQYMRNHIDLDDLEKRARFPTP is encoded by the coding sequence ATGACTACCCAACGCCCCAATATTTTGTTCATCATGGCCGACCAGATGGCCGACCAGATGGCCGACCAGATGGCCGCGCCTTTGCTGCCGCTGCATGACAGCCAGTCTCCCATTCACATGCCGAACCTGAGCGCGCTGGCCGCGGATGCGGTCGTGTTTGACTCGGCGTACTGCAACAGCCCGCTCTGCGCGCCGTCTCGCTTCAGTCTGGTCAGCGGTCAATTGCCTTCGCGCATTGGCGCGTACGACAACGCCGCAGACTTGCCCGCCGACGTGCCCACCTATGCGCATTACCTGCGTGCGCAGGGCTACCGCACGGCGCTGTCGGGCAAGATGCACTTTTGCGGGCCAGACCAGTTGCATGGCTATGAAGAGCGCCTGACCAGTGACATTTACCCTGCCGACTACGGCTGGTCGGTGAACTGGGACGCACCGGATGAGCGCCTGAGTTGGTACCACAACATGGCCTCTGTGCTGCAAGCCGGCCCCTGTGTTCGCAGCAATCAGCTCGACTTTGACGAAGAGGTGGTCTTCAAGGCCCGCCAGTACCTGTTTGACCATGTGCGCAACACGCCCTCGCAACCGTTTTGCCTGACGGTGTCGATGACCCACCCCCATGACCCGTACACGATTCCCCAAAAGTTCTGGGACCTGTACAACGATGAAGACGTGCCCCTGCCGCGCCATACCCTGGCCCAAGACGTGCAAGACCCTCACGCCCAGCGCCTGCTCAAGGTCATCGATCTGTGGGGCAAAACCATGCCGGACGAGGCCATCAAACACGCGCGGCGCGCCTACTTTGGCGCGTGCAGCTATATCGACGACAACATTGGAAAACTGGTCGAAACCTTGAACGAGTGCGGCCTGGGTGAGGACACGATCATCGTGTTCTCGGGCGACCACGGCGACATGCTGGGCGAGCGCGGCCTGTGGTTCAAGATGCATTGGTTCGAAATGGCGGCGCGGGTGCCCCTGCTCATTCACGCACCCAAGCGCTTTTCGGCGCGCAAGGTGGCGGCCAGTGTGTCTACCATCGACCTGCTGCCCACTTTCGTGGCCTTGACTGGCGGGCAACTGGACCCCACGCTGGCGCTGGATGGTCGCTCGCTGTTGCCGTACCTGCAAGGTGAGGCGGGGCATGACGAGGTGATTGGTGAGTACATGGGGGAGGGCACACGAACGCCGTTGCTGATGATTCGCCGCGGAGACTACAAATTCATTTACGCCAGCGACGACCCCTGTCTGCTGTTCAATCTACAAGCTGACCCGCACGAGTTGTGCAATCTGGCTGATTCGCCTGAGCACCAATCGGTGCGAGACGATTTTTTGGCCGAGGTGGCTCAGCGCTGGGACTTGCCCGCCCTGCATGCGCAGGTGCTGGCCAGTCAACGTCGCCGCCGCTTTGTGGCCGGCGCCCTGTCGAAAGGCCGGCTCACCAGTTGGGACCACCAACCCATGGTGGACGCCAGTCAGCAGTACATGCGCAACCATATTGACCTGGACGATCTGGAAAAACGCGCGCGGTTTCCCACGCCCTGA
- a CDS encoding thymidine kinase — MGAKLHFRYASMNAGKSTQLLQIAYNYGESDRRVLLFTAAIDHRAGTGVIASRLGAQSPALTFDAQTNFRAQPAWYEGVSCILIDEAQFLTKAQVQQLHQVAAVENVPVMCFGLRTDFQGEPFEGATHLLALAEDIQEIKAICACGRKSTMNMRLDEEGRRVTAGDQVLIGGNQRYRQACARCFYSGAAT, encoded by the coding sequence ATGGGCGCCAAACTCCACTTTCGCTACGCCAGCATGAATGCAGGCAAGTCCACCCAGCTGCTGCAGATTGCGTACAACTACGGCGAGAGTGACCGCCGGGTGCTTTTGTTTACCGCCGCGATCGACCACCGGGCCGGTACCGGGGTGATTGCGTCGCGCCTGGGTGCGCAAAGCCCGGCGCTGACCTTTGATGCGCAAACCAACTTTCGCGCCCAACCGGCCTGGTACGAAGGAGTGTCCTGCATCCTGATTGACGAGGCGCAGTTTTTGACCAAAGCCCAGGTGCAACAACTGCACCAGGTGGCGGCCGTGGAAAATGTGCCGGTGATGTGTTTTGGCCTGCGCACCGACTTTCAGGGCGAGCCGTTTGAAGGGGCCACCCACTTGCTGGCGCTGGCCGAGGATATTCAGGAAATCAAGGCCATATGCGCCTGCGGGCGCAAGTCGACCATGAACATGCGTCTGGATGAAGAAGGCCGGCGCGTGACCGCCGGTGACCAAGTCTTGATTGGCGGCAATCAACGCTACCGCCAAGCGTGCGCGCGCTGCTTTTACAGCGGCGCGGCGACCTGA
- a CDS encoding FAD-binding domain-containing protein, translating into MTRQRALIWFKRDLRIHDHAALVAAQSHADALALFVIEPEWMESPECDASHVDHALCCLAELRIALAQIGLPLLVRVGSAVAVLSQLHQEVGYTHLLNHEETGPGWSYGRDMQVALWCKSAGVEWQEFTQTGVVRRLRNRSGWAARWQARMNAPLHLLQGGFTAATSLDLPELPTLTSLGFSPHGKKLQAAGEKAARHTLKSFLQVRGYDYRKALSSPLSAEEGCSRLSPHLAFGTLSMRTVHQATEVAIGHTPDRALAYALRGFSGRLRWHCHFMQKLEDEPDIEFHNFARAFDGLREDEFNEAHFLAWCQGRTGYPMVDACMRSLVATGWLNFRMRAMLVSFASYHLWLHWRPTGLFLARQFLDYEPGIHWSQMQMQSGTSGINTLRMYSPTKQAKDQDPVGHFIRRWVPELARVPLPYLAEP; encoded by the coding sequence ATGACCAGGCAACGAGCCCTGATCTGGTTCAAGCGCGACCTGCGCATCCACGACCATGCCGCCTTGGTGGCTGCGCAATCGCATGCCGATGCCCTCGCCCTCTTTGTGATCGAACCCGAATGGATGGAGAGCCCGGAGTGCGATGCCAGCCATGTGGACCATGCGCTGTGCTGCCTGGCTGAATTGCGTATCGCCCTGGCGCAAATCGGATTGCCCCTGCTGGTGCGCGTGGGGTCTGCCGTTGCCGTGCTGTCTCAACTGCACCAAGAGGTGGGGTACACCCACCTGCTGAACCACGAAGAGACAGGCCCCGGCTGGTCGTATGGGCGCGATATGCAAGTCGCGTTGTGGTGCAAGTCCGCGGGTGTTGAATGGCAAGAATTCACCCAGACCGGTGTGGTGCGCCGCTTGCGCAACCGCTCGGGTTGGGCCGCACGTTGGCAGGCTCGCATGAATGCGCCTTTGCATCTGCTGCAAGGGGGGTTTACGGCTGCGACCTCACTGGACTTGCCCGAACTGCCCACGCTGACAAGCCTGGGGTTTTCGCCGCATGGAAAGAAATTGCAGGCCGCCGGCGAGAAGGCCGCGCGGCACACGTTAAAAAGTTTCCTGCAAGTGCGCGGCTACGACTACCGCAAAGCACTGTCCAGCCCCTTGAGCGCCGAAGAGGGTTGCAGCCGACTAAGTCCGCACCTGGCGTTTGGAACACTCTCCATGAGAACCGTGCATCAGGCCACTGAAGTGGCGATTGGCCACACGCCTGACCGCGCCTTGGCCTATGCGTTGCGCGGTTTTTCCGGGCGGCTGCGCTGGCATTGCCATTTCATGCAAAAACTGGAAGATGAACCCGACATTGAATTCCACAACTTTGCCCGCGCTTTCGACGGTTTGCGGGAAGACGAATTCAATGAGGCCCACTTTCTGGCCTGGTGCCAAGGCCGCACCGGCTACCCGATGGTGGACGCCTGCATGCGCTCTTTGGTCGCCACAGGCTGGCTCAATTTCCGCATGCGGGCCATGTTGGTCAGCTTTGCCAGCTATCACCTATGGCTGCACTGGCGGCCCACCGGTCTGTTTCTGGCGCGGCAGTTTCTGGACTACGAACCCGGCATTCACTGGAGCCAAATGCAGATGCAAAGCGGTACGTCAGGTATCAACACGCTGCGCATGTACTCGCCAACCAAGCAAGCGAAAGATCAGGACCCTGTCGGTCACTTTATTCGCCGCTGGGTGCCTGAATTGGCACGCGTGCCGCTCCCCTACCTGGCCGAACCGTGA